CGTCCGGTAGACCCATCGGCGATCACGTCGTACCGACCTTTCAACAACACCGTTGCATCGAGATCCGTCGCAACCGTTCGGACGTCATCCATCCGGTCGCGCCAGCCGTCGCTCGGATCACCTCCCATACGGTGGAACTCGCCGGCGTGAGGCGTACAGATGAGTGAGGCGTCAGTACTAGCCGCATCAGGGACCACGCCGAGTGGATCGGCGTCAACGACACACGTGCCGTCGAACGAGGAAATGAACGATTGGGCAGCAGTGAGTGTTTCCTCGTGGGCACCAAGTCCGGGGCCGATAACTGCGACATCCATCTCGGTAGCTGCTTCGAGGAGCGTTGAGACGTGGTCGGAACCCAGACGTTCACCGTCTAGCGGCGTCATGATGAGCCCCTCATTGAAGCTTTGAACGGTCGCCGCTACCGACGTGGGACAGGCGACCCGTACGATGTCGGCACCGGCGGCCAGCGCAGCTTGTGCGGTCAGGGCGGGTGCACCCGTGTACGGACCCCCACCGATGACGAGCACGGTTCCGTTGTCCCCTTTGTGACTGTCGGGTGCCCGCCCGAGTCGGAGCAGATCACCACGTTCGACGAGCGTATCGGCCATCGCGGGAATCCCGATGTCGGCGACTGTCACCGACCCCTCCATGGAATCCAACCCCGGTTTCACGTCGTGGAACGTAACTGTGTGATCCGCATCGACGGCGACGGAGGCTACGGTACCGGTGTTCGCGTCCATTCCGGA
The sequence above is drawn from the Halocatena salina genome and encodes:
- a CDS encoding NAD(P)H-hydrate dehydratase codes for the protein MITIEEMAVVDANAAALGVPRKQLMESSGRAVARVVREYADPKDDVVIVAGRGNNGGDSFAATRFLDAYDPTVLLLGRAETISTEISWENWVALNRGEYDTREVRDSRDLDLGTPDLIVDGILGTGVRGAPREPAHTAIERINESNGTVVSVDVPSGMDANTGTVASVAVDADHTVTFHDVKPGLDSMEGSVTVADIGIPAMADTLVERGDLLRLGRAPDSHKGDNGTVLVIGGGPYTGAPALTAQAALAAGADIVRVACPTSVAATVQSFNEGLIMTPLDGERLGSDHVSTLLEAATEMDVAVIGPGLGAHEETLTAAQSFISSFDGTCVVDADPLGVVPDAASTDASLICTPHAGEFHRMGGDPSDGWRDRMDDVRTVATDLDATVLLKGRYDVIADGSTGRTRVNRSGTPEMTVGGTGDVLAGIVGAFASVLEPIHAAAIGAYINGRAGERASNERASISPLDIIDRVPEVLDA